From Ficedula albicollis isolate OC2 chromosome 5, FicAlb1.5, whole genome shotgun sequence, one genomic window encodes:
- the LOC101809329 gene encoding uncharacterized protein LOC101809329 has protein sequence MGWEEQDLGRNVRYLGKRMLVVQGKSEIGRAGFGKEHGDPGEDTIGGEGKKLGWEEQDLGRNVRSLLMVHRKGAMGRAGFGKEHGDPGEKNVGGMGRRWSEKSRVWGGMPGPWRRQCWWCRGKVDWEEQDLGRNVRSLLMVHRKGAMGRAGFGKEHGDPGEKNVGGMGRRWTEKSRVWGEMSGPWRRVLWWCRERWDGKSRIWGGISRPWRRYHWWHGEKVGWEEQDLGRNVRYLGKRMLVVQGKSEIGRAGFGKEHGDPGEDTIGGEGKKLGWEEQDLGRNVRSLLMVHRKGAMGRAGFGKEHGDPGEKNVGGMGRRWTIQGFCDRSFKAQMVEVVYGGEHHPTKDPPFVG, from the exons ATgggatgggaagagcaggatttggggaggaaTGTCAGGTACTTGGGGAAGAGAATGTTGGTGGTGCAGGGAAAAAGTGAGATTGgaagagcagggtttgggaaagAACATGGAGACCCTGGAGAAGATACCATTGGTGGTGAAGGAAAAAAGTTgggatgggaagagcaggatttggggaggaaTGTCAGGTCCTTGTTAATGGTGCACAGAAAAGGTGCAATGGgaagagcagggtttgggaaagAACATGGGGACCCTGGAGAAAAGAATGTTGGTGGCATGGGGAGAAGATGGAGTGAgaagagcagggtttggggaggaATGCCAGGTCCCTGGAGAAGACAATGTTGGTGGTGCAGAGGAAAGGTGGAttgggaagagcaggatttggggaggaaTGTCAGGTCCTTGTTAATGGTGCACAGAAAAGGTGCAATGGgaagagcagggtttgggaaagAACATGGGGACCCTGGAGAAAAGAATGTTGGTGGCATGGGGAGAAGATGGACTGAgaagagcagggtttggggagaAATGTCAGGTCCCTGGAGAAGAGTCCTTTGGTGGTGCAGGGAAAGGTgggatgggaagagcaggatttggggaggaaTATCAAGGCCCTGGAGAAGATATCATTGGTGGCACGGGGAGAAGGTgggatgggaagagcaggatttggggaggaaTGTCAGGTACTTGGGGAAGAGAATGTTGGTGGTGCAGGGAAAAAGTGAGATTGgaagagcagggtttgggaaagAACATGGAGACCCTGGAGAAGATACCATTGGTGGTGAAGGAAAAAAGTTGGGATGGGAAGAGCAAGATTTGGGGAGGAATGTCAGGTCCTTGTTAATGGTGCACAGAAAAGGTGCAATGGgaagagcagggtttgggaaagAAC ATGGGGACCCTGGAGAAAAGAATGTTGGTGGCATGGGGAGAAGATGGA CCATTCAGGGATTCTGTGACAGGTCATTTAAGGCTCAGATGGTTGAAGTCGTGTATGGGGGAGAACATCACCCTACAAAAGATCCCCCTTTTGTTGGGTAA